A portion of the Homalodisca vitripennis isolate AUS2020 chromosome 2, UT_GWSS_2.1, whole genome shotgun sequence genome contains these proteins:
- the LOC124353879 gene encoding zinc finger protein 830, whose translation MANENKKRITQNELRRIMSEQKKKFISSPRKIESPLAKYKEDGTLTCIVCESIIRSDAVWIVHLNSKQHKDNIARRKQQLLPPKPPPEPPLVVYKRPATPPPFVPAKKLKGILKNAPAPKLPEGFFESEIKSQSKTEAVKEITSDGNAGFSPEMAPKPLEAMETEEETDEEATGQSKDPLPEGFFDDPVMDAKARNVEYKDPIQEEWERFQKEIKEQTTVSTQIIEGDTEEATTERQIHELDEQLSNWSRVLDLEKKKEAVQSVLTKSISDNTVEESSGEDDDFDEFLDWRAKKAFK comes from the exons ATGGCAAATGAAAATAAGAAGAGAATAACCCAAAATGAATTGCGAAGAATTATGTcggaacaaaaaaagaaatttatttcttctcCAAGAAAAATAGAATCTCCGTTGgcaaa GTATAAAGAGGATGGCACACTGACATGTATTGTTTGCGAGAGTATCATCCGCAGTGATGCTGTTTGGATAGTTCATCTCAACTCCAAACAACATAAAGACAATATTGCACGCAGGAAGCAGCAGTTACTCCCACCTAAACCACCACCTGAACCTCCTTTAGTTGTCTACAAGAGGCCAGCCACCCCACCACCATTTGTGCCAGCCAAGAAACTGAAAG GAATTTTAAAGAATGCACCAGCGCCTAAACTGCCGGAAGGGTTTTTTGAGAGTGAGATCAAAAGTCAGTCAAAGACAGAAGCTGTGAAGGAGATAACTTCAGATGGTAATGCAGGCTTTTCTCCGGAAATGGCACCAAAGCCCCTAGAAGCTATGGAAACAGAAGAGGAGACAGACGAAGAGGCAACAGGGCAGTCCAAAGATCCTCTTCCTGAAGGATTCTTTGATGATCCAGTTATGGATGCAAAG GCACGGAACGTAGAATACAAAGACCCTATACAGGAAGAGTGGGAGAGGTTTCAGAAAGAGATCAAGGAACAGACGACTGTCTCCACACAGATTATAGAGGGGGACACAGAAGAGGCTACAACAGAACGGCAGATACACGAACTGGATGAACAGCTCAGTAACTGGTCCAG GGTTCTGGATTTAGAGAAGAAGAAGGAAGCTGTACAGTCTGTGCTGACCAAGAGTATCAGTGACAACACAGTTGAGGAGTCTAGCGGAGAAGATGATGACTTTGATGAGTTTCTGGACTGGCGAGCTAAGAAGGCGTTTAAGTGA